A stretch of Balearica regulorum gibbericeps isolate bBalReg1 chromosome 28, bBalReg1.pri, whole genome shotgun sequence DNA encodes these proteins:
- the LOC142598398 gene encoding ETS translocation variant 3-like protein, with product MQRGCPSQGLPVLPGSCWVPGLVFPNWAYKAESSPGSRQIQLWHFILELLQKEEFRHVIAWQQGEYGEFVIKDPDEVARLWGRRKCKPQMNYDKLSRALRYYYNKRILHKTKGKRFTYKFNFSKLIFLSCPAWDPRCPSSLPGTGCLCRPPAVPPGMPSQLVPSVLLSRRAMAEPLAWHRRPRHPDTLEERAAAAGTRKFAQVPAPSALLPAQAGAASRTGRARCLQAGQRGGGEQPGRWWVQATPCHCCPPQPGVPSNTGLPTSVLLHPGFPPRTFPGLPLVAGGPVPEPPSSRPREEGKEEEEEEEEEGRHDATAAQTCPGVKPELKGRGAGKSGVLPAGSFAPLRPPSWSLQPP from the exons ATGCAGCGTGGCTGCCCGTCGCAGGGGCTGCCCGTCCTGCCCGGCTCCTGCTGGGTGCCAG GGCTGGTCTTCCCCAACTGGGCGTACAAAGCCGAGTCCAGCCCCGGCTCCCGACAGATCCAGTTATGGCATTtcatcctggagctgctgcagaaggaggagTTCCGCCATGTCATCGCCTGGCAGCAGGGCGAGTACGGGGAGTTCGTCATCAAGGACCCCGACGAAGTGGCCCGGCTGTGGGGTCGGAGGAAATGCAAACCCCAGATGAACTACGACAAGCTGAGCCGGGCTCTCAG gtacTACTACAACAAGCGCATCCTGCACAAAACCAAGGGCAAACGCTTCACCTACAAGTTCAACTTTAGCAAACTCATCTTCCTCAGCTGCCCCGCGTGGGATCCCCGCTGCCCGTCCTCGCTGCCGGGCACCGGCTGCCTGTGCCGTCCCCCCGCCGTGCCCCCTGGCATGCCGAGCCAG TTGGTGCCGAGCGTGCTGCTGAGCCGGCGGGCGATGGCGGAGCCACTGGCCTGGCACCGGCGTCCCCGGCACCCCGACACGCTGGAGGAGagggcggccgccgccgggaCCCGTAAGTTCGCCCAAGTGCCAGCACCCAGCGCGCTGCTGCCCGCACAGGCAGGGGCTGCGTCGAGGACAGGCAGGGctcgctgcctgcaggcagggcagcgggGCGGTGGAGAGCAGCCAGGGCGTTGGTGGGTGCAGG ccaccccctgccactgctgccccccccagccggGGGTCCCCAGCAACACGGGGCTCCCCACATCGGTGCTCCTGCACCCCGGCTTCCCCCCCAGAACCTTCCCCGGGCTCCCGCTCGTGGCTGGGGGGCCGGTGCCAGAGCCCCCATCATCCCGGCCGAGGGAGGaaggcaaggaggaggaagaggaggaggaggaggaaggccgGCATGATGCCACCGCTGCACAGACCTGCCCTGGGGTGAAGCCGGAGCTCAAGGGCAGGGGGGCTGGCAAAAGTGGGGtgctcccagctggcagcttcGCACCCCTCCGGCCCCCCAGCTGGTCCCTCCAGCCGCCCtag